One segment of Rickettsiales bacterium Ac37b DNA contains the following:
- a CDS encoding heme exporter protein CcmB: MLKEIFFLTKSDILFYIKNPGILFNTFVFILTGNCLFVFALGTDPILLTKLGPYIILVIFFLSSVLLGQDIIIRDYLNGTLELLLVLKPSSHIISSKILTLAALTFLPIITALPIVSIIFSLETMTIMILILAIICSTLALSSMNILSSLLTIHTQHNYLTNLLITTPFMIILVIFASSTIELFNYNSATISLFTPFSCLFALFFILFPITNFLGYLVLKEI, from the coding sequence ATGCTTAAAGAAATATTTTTTCTAACAAAATCAGATATATTATTTTATATCAAAAATCCTGGAATATTATTTAATACTTTCGTATTCATCCTTACTGGAAATTGTTTATTTGTATTTGCCTTAGGAACAGACCCTATTTTACTTACAAAACTAGGGCCTTATATTATTTTAGTAATATTTTTCTTATCTTCCGTTTTATTAGGACAAGATATTATAATACGAGATTATTTAAATGGTACACTAGAATTATTATTAGTTTTAAAACCCAGCTCTCACATTATTAGTTCAAAAATCTTAACACTTGCTGCTTTAACATTTCTTCCTATTATTACAGCTCTTCCTATAGTATCAATAATATTTTCTTTAGAAACTATGACAATTATGATACTAATACTCGCAATTATATGCTCTACCCTTGCTCTCAGCAGTATGAATATTTTAAGTAGTCTTTTAACTATACATACTCAGCATAATTATTTAACTAATTTACTTATTACCACCCCATTTATGATAATTTTAGTAATTTTTGCAAGTAGTACTATTGAATTATTTAACTATAATAGCGCAACTATATCACTTTTTACACCGTTTAGCTGTTTATTCGCTTTATTCTTCATATTATTCCCTATTACTAACTTTTTGGGCTATCTTGTACTTAAAGAGATTTAA
- the glmU gene encoding Bifunctional protein GlmU translates to MKVSVVILAAGHSRRMHSNTPKILHKLASRELISYVVDVATTLLPEQIITIINPNHTIVKDFLHKFYPNIILCNQPNPVGTGHAVLCSLPIISEDVEYIIILFGDTPFITHNTLNNLLTILQKNQNHVLGLLGFRANNPAGYGRLVIQDNHLTEVIESKDIESDQFLYNLCNSGVMIIKRDKLEELLSSLDNKNNQNEFYLTDLVKIATNKGYSCTYLETEEEEVLGINDKAQLAHAEQIQQNRLRTYFLKEGVTLLNPDSITFSYDTVIDQDVTIHPHVVFGTKVKIENNVEIKSFCHIEGATLKSHTIIGPFARIRPTTIIEEHSKIGNFVEIKNSHIANNSKINHLSYIGDTTVGYNTNIGAGTITCNYDGINKYKTTIGNNVFIGSNSSLIAPITISDNSLIGAGSTININIPENALAISRTSPRIIDNGSIKFKIKVNTKYKKISDA, encoded by the coding sequence ATGAAAGTATCAGTAGTAATTTTGGCAGCTGGGCATAGTAGGCGTATGCACTCTAATACTCCTAAAATATTACACAAGCTTGCTAGTAGAGAGTTAATCTCATATGTAGTTGACGTAGCTACAACTTTATTGCCAGAACAAATTATAACTATTATTAACCCTAACCATACTATTGTAAAAGATTTTTTACACAAATTTTATCCAAATATTATCTTATGTAATCAACCAAATCCAGTAGGTACAGGCCATGCAGTATTGTGCTCTTTACCTATAATTTCTGAAGACGTAGAATATATTATAATATTGTTTGGTGATACTCCCTTTATTACCCATAATACATTAAATAACTTACTCACAATTTTGCAAAAAAACCAAAATCATGTTCTAGGTTTACTTGGTTTTAGAGCTAATAACCCAGCAGGATATGGTAGACTAGTAATTCAAGATAATCACCTTACCGAGGTAATAGAGTCAAAAGACATTGAATCAGATCAATTTTTATATAATTTATGCAATTCTGGAGTAATGATTATAAAACGTGATAAATTAGAAGAGCTACTCTCTTCTCTAGATAATAAAAATAATCAAAATGAATTTTATTTAACTGACCTAGTAAAAATTGCAACTAACAAAGGTTATAGCTGTACTTACCTAGAGACAGAAGAGGAAGAAGTTTTAGGCATTAATGATAAAGCACAGCTGGCACACGCTGAACAAATTCAACAAAATAGATTACGTACCTATTTTCTAAAAGAAGGCGTTACTTTATTAAATCCAGATAGTATAACTTTTTCTTATGATACTGTCATAGATCAAGATGTCACTATACATCCACACGTAGTTTTTGGTACAAAAGTAAAAATCGAAAATAACGTGGAAATAAAAAGTTTTTGTCATATCGAAGGAGCAACCCTAAAATCACATACAATAATTGGACCTTTTGCTAGAATTAGGCCAACTACCATCATAGAAGAACATTCTAAAATTGGTAATTTTGTTGAAATTAAAAATAGCCACATAGCTAATAATTCTAAAATCAACCATCTCTCTTATATAGGAGATACTACAGTAGGTTATAATACTAATATAGGTGCAGGCACTATAACATGTAATTATGATGGTATTAATAAATATAAAACTACTATTGGTAATAATGTTTTTATTGGGTCTAACAGTAGTTTGATAGCACCTATCACGATTTCTGATAACTCTCTAATTGGAGCAGGAAGTACTATCAATATTAATATTCCTGAAAATGCACTTGCAATCTCGCGTACATCCCCTAGAATTATTGATAATGGTTCAATTAAATTCAAAATTAAAGTTAATACTAAATATAAAAAAATATCAGATGCTTAA